From the genome of Gemmatimonas phototrophica, one region includes:
- a CDS encoding metallophosphoesterase family protein, translating to MRIVHLADLHLGFRQYQRLTPGGINQREADVAATVQRATTHIVAIAPELIVIGGDIFHTVRPSNPAILHAFRVLMQLRDQLPDTPIVMVAGNHDAPRTAETGCILRLFREIGVHVADAQAELFTFPARSLAVLAVPDVPGIDRPPLLPPDGYTHRVLLLHGEVAGLLPAHAASADRAAIEIQPEELHADQWSYVALGHYHVYREVATRAYYSGSLDYTSSNPWGELREEKAQGIPGKGFIEHDLVSGAHRFHPVAPSRPLLDLEPIDASGMSAQDLDGAIRARVNTAPGGIDDRVVRVTVRNVARHIVRELDHAALREYRKRAMHFHLDTRRPDPLPRRKGDGGGAGKRATLSDIVAEQLRERALPPGVDREQFVTVGLRYLKQAEDAAMAALPVVDG from the coding sequence ATGCGTATCGTCCATCTCGCCGACCTGCACCTTGGCTTCCGCCAATACCAGCGGCTGACGCCCGGCGGCATCAACCAGCGTGAAGCCGATGTGGCGGCCACCGTGCAGCGGGCCACCACGCACATCGTGGCGATCGCGCCGGAGCTCATCGTCATTGGCGGCGACATTTTTCACACCGTCCGTCCGTCCAATCCGGCCATTCTGCACGCATTCCGCGTGCTGATGCAGTTACGCGACCAATTGCCCGACACCCCCATCGTGATGGTGGCCGGCAATCATGATGCGCCCCGGACCGCGGAGACCGGCTGCATTCTGCGCCTCTTCCGCGAAATCGGCGTGCATGTGGCCGATGCACAGGCGGAGCTGTTCACCTTTCCGGCCCGATCGCTGGCGGTTCTGGCCGTTCCCGATGTCCCGGGCATTGATCGGCCACCGCTACTGCCGCCGGACGGCTACACGCATCGTGTTCTGCTCTTGCACGGCGAAGTCGCGGGACTGTTGCCGGCCCATGCGGCGTCGGCCGATCGCGCGGCCATTGAAATTCAGCCCGAAGAGTTGCACGCCGACCAGTGGAGTTACGTGGCGTTGGGGCACTATCACGTGTATCGCGAAGTGGCCACTCGCGCCTATTACAGTGGTTCTCTGGACTACACCAGCAGCAATCCGTGGGGAGAGCTGCGCGAAGAGAAAGCGCAGGGGATCCCGGGCAAAGGCTTCATTGAGCACGATCTGGTCAGCGGTGCGCATCGGTTCCATCCGGTAGCCCCCTCGCGGCCGCTGCTTGACCTTGAGCCCATCGATGCCAGCGGCATGAGTGCTCAAGACCTCGATGGTGCCATTCGGGCCCGCGTGAATACCGCACCGGGGGGCATCGATGATCGGGTCGTCCGTGTCACGGTGCGCAATGTGGCACGCCATATCGTGCGCGAGCTCGACCACGCGGCGCTGCGCGAGTATCGCAAGCGCGCGATGCATTTTCATCTGGATACACGCCGTCCGGATCCGTTGCCGCGGCGCAAGGGAGACGGCGGGGGGGCAGGGAAGCGCGCGACACTCTCCGATATTGTGGCGGAGCAACTGCGCGAACGCGCGCTGCCCCCAGGCGTGGATCGCGAGCAGTTCGTGACGGTAGGGCTGCGCTATCTCAAGCAAGCGGAAGACGCCGCCATGGCCGCGCTGCCGGTGGTGGACGGCTGA
- a CDS encoding DbpA RNA binding domain-containing protein gives MSEQEREETSPGATRSQHVVLQGPADLRTMTAAMRPGVERSREGGQTGAPACLVITPTIEQAMAAADQARRLLADPSIRVVPVTGAVRARRILGAAPVSIATGTPADLLALRRSAALNLEQLQTVVIVGLDEMLAANGGDTLQALLGDAPAEVSRVATLDSETPETEAFLEAQLRRARRMPALLLGDAPLAVTPRFVLTSPAGRTDALRLVLDETDPPSLVLIAATDAGIEEATAALARLGIPVDGLSVQVTRQPTAQHVAMAVLWEAPATYDALVDALAMRPVDAVALLLPDELPAFRRMSANLAEAWTPAPKKASAEDRVQLLRTALRTTLANGAASASELALLAPLLETNDSLEIACAALRLYEGAKREAMANRAKAATAGAKSTIRETPKDAAADAPAGKQRVFLAAGKRDNVRVGDIVGAIANEGGIPGEKIGAVEMFESHSTVELDAADAHKVVEALANATLRGRRLSARIDERSDRPERGGFGDRGPRREFGGGDRGPRRDFGDRGPRREGGDRGPRPGGGDRGPRRDGGDRGPRRDFGGDRSERPARSFDRGDRPARSFDRGDRPARPSSGGERGPRREFGNDRPPRASDERRAFGDRPIGERTENRAEWSERAERMKHAKRERPAGPAPERNDEA, from the coding sequence GTGAGCGAGCAGGAACGGGAAGAGACGTCGCCAGGGGCGACGCGGAGCCAGCATGTGGTGCTGCAAGGCCCCGCCGATTTGCGCACGATGACCGCGGCCATGCGCCCCGGTGTCGAACGGAGCCGCGAGGGCGGCCAGACGGGAGCACCGGCGTGCCTCGTGATCACCCCCACCATCGAGCAGGCCATGGCCGCGGCCGACCAGGCCCGCCGTCTGCTCGCCGATCCATCCATCCGCGTCGTGCCGGTCACTGGCGCCGTGCGGGCGCGCCGAATCCTTGGTGCGGCGCCCGTCTCCATTGCCACGGGCACACCGGCCGATCTGCTGGCGCTGCGTCGCAGCGCCGCGCTCAACCTCGAGCAGTTGCAGACGGTCGTCATTGTCGGCCTCGACGAAATGCTGGCCGCCAACGGCGGGGATACCCTGCAGGCGCTGTTGGGCGATGCCCCGGCTGAAGTCAGCCGCGTGGCCACCCTCGATAGCGAAACGCCGGAAACGGAGGCCTTCCTTGAGGCCCAGCTCCGTCGCGCCCGCCGCATGCCTGCCCTGTTGCTGGGCGACGCGCCGTTGGCCGTGACGCCGCGCTTCGTGCTTACCTCACCCGCCGGACGCACTGACGCCCTGCGTCTGGTGCTCGACGAAACCGATCCGCCGTCGCTGGTGCTCATCGCCGCAACCGATGCTGGCATTGAAGAAGCCACCGCCGCGTTGGCCCGCCTCGGCATTCCGGTGGATGGCCTGAGTGTGCAAGTCACTCGGCAGCCTACCGCACAGCACGTCGCCATGGCGGTACTCTGGGAGGCCCCGGCCACCTACGACGCACTGGTCGATGCCCTCGCCATGCGCCCGGTGGACGCGGTGGCGCTGCTCCTCCCCGATGAGCTGCCTGCGTTCCGTCGCATGTCCGCCAACCTGGCGGAAGCCTGGACGCCCGCGCCCAAGAAGGCGTCGGCGGAAGATCGGGTGCAACTGCTGCGCACGGCGCTGCGCACCACGCTCGCCAACGGAGCGGCATCCGCCAGTGAGTTGGCGTTGCTCGCTCCGCTGTTGGAAACGAACGACTCGCTCGAAATCGCCTGCGCCGCCCTGCGCCTGTACGAAGGGGCCAAGCGCGAAGCCATGGCCAACCGCGCCAAGGCCGCCACGGCGGGCGCCAAGTCCACTATTCGCGAAACGCCCAAGGATGCCGCCGCGGATGCGCCGGCGGGCAAGCAGCGCGTGTTCCTCGCCGCCGGCAAGCGCGACAATGTGCGTGTCGGTGACATTGTTGGCGCGATTGCCAACGAAGGGGGTATCCCGGGTGAGAAGATCGGCGCTGTCGAAATGTTCGAGTCGCACTCGACGGTCGAGCTGGATGCCGCCGACGCGCACAAGGTGGTTGAAGCGTTGGCCAACGCAACATTGCGTGGCCGGCGTCTGAGCGCGCGCATTGACGAGCGCAGTGACCGTCCGGAGCGTGGTGGCTTTGGCGACCGCGGGCCGCGCCGGGAGTTCGGCGGTGGTGATCGTGGCCCCCGCCGCGACTTCGGCGATCGCGGTCCGCGCCGCGAAGGCGGTGACCGCGGTCCGCGCCCGGGGGGCGGTGACCGTGGTCCGCGCCGGGACGGTGGTGACCGTGGCCCGCGCCGGGACTTCGGTGGCGACCGCAGTGAACGTCCGGCTCGCAGCTTCGATCGCGGCGATCGTCCGGCCCGCAGCTTTGACCGTGGCGATCGGCCCGCCCGTCCATCGTCTGGCGGCGAGCGTGGACCGCGTCGTGAGTTTGGCAACGACCGTCCGCCGCGCGCCTCCGATGAACGTCGCGCGTTCGGCGATCGTCCCATTGGCGAACGCACGGAAAATCGTGCGGAGTGGTCGGAGCGTGCCGAGCGCATGAAGCACGCCAAGCGTGAACGCCCGGCCGGTCCCGCCCCCGAGCGGAACGACGAGGCGTAA
- a CDS encoding Lrp/AsnC family transcriptional regulator: MITTIVLVQADPKSIPECATALAGIDGVAEVYSVSGAWDLVAIVRVPDLEKIATVVTQEFAKVPGIQRTQTLTAFRTYSKGDLEQAWDIGVE, encoded by the coding sequence ATGATCACGACGATTGTGCTGGTGCAGGCGGATCCCAAGAGTATCCCCGAGTGTGCGACGGCGCTGGCGGGGATTGACGGTGTTGCCGAGGTGTACTCGGTGTCAGGGGCGTGGGATCTGGTCGCCATTGTCCGCGTGCCGGATCTGGAAAAGATCGCCACCGTGGTGACCCAGGAATTCGCCAAGGTGCCCGGCATTCAGCGCACCCAGACCCTCACGGCGTTCCGGACGTACAGCAAGGGCGATCTCGAACAGGCGTGGGATATTGGCGTGGAGTAG
- a CDS encoding ATP-binding protein, translating into MTHSLVPSPVAPSRLPLGRVVATERKPNTPHEFHFWTAIDAPIGIGTIVRVEGTTPVESTIPQVYGVVMEGFSYSDLQSPLHDVLGYDGQPAGGVVVPTDRTEIRLYTAQVLRHLPEEPLQPVPLGRVYLAEDHDVAMALRMDGYIAGSAATGIPVGVYRAGGMKSPIFLDADFLVGPEAAHLNISGVSGLATKTSAIEWLLQSTFAHFPSHRGTVAAVCFNVKGPDLCFLDQPGTLEESDRDMYELLGVPPTPFQQVRYFAPYTARGYALNTLRSNEALADTVTPLTWGLSEVLQFAEVLLNKDDVDAKADALIDFIRERVVGKEFDEAGFSRTHRVHSFADLDAWFREVLRKLEDSNGDTWRTHHAATIRKVRNRLSNLSTRCAGLVTDDGLASDLPFGSFEDRVVYVVDVANVEEDAQNLVFARVVSKLREHLERRDLGVDHVIVFVDELNKYAPHDGPETYVRKMLLDIAERGRYLGLVLFGAEQFRSQVHRRVVGNAGTTLYGRMDADELATPGYQVLSPAVKARLATLDKGQLMVRHPHFTQPVFIRFPRPAVMTGREGVERFPQAPEPTAAQAVTRDLRRLDPSIELGWVQQTILLYDEPVVLAARNAVMRTRPDAVKSAFVRELQRRAVPTARDAEAVVHRPRAIRPFSADEYGG; encoded by the coding sequence GTGACGCACTCTCTGGTGCCCTCTCCCGTTGCGCCGTCGCGGTTGCCGCTTGGCCGTGTGGTGGCCACGGAACGCAAGCCGAACACACCGCACGAGTTTCACTTCTGGACCGCCATTGATGCCCCGATCGGGATTGGCACCATTGTGCGCGTCGAAGGCACGACACCGGTGGAGTCCACGATCCCGCAGGTGTACGGTGTCGTGATGGAAGGGTTCAGCTATTCCGACCTGCAATCCCCGCTGCATGACGTACTGGGCTACGACGGACAGCCCGCCGGCGGCGTGGTGGTGCCCACAGACCGCACCGAAATCCGCCTGTACACGGCACAGGTGCTGCGGCACCTGCCGGAAGAGCCGTTGCAGCCGGTCCCGCTCGGTCGCGTGTATCTGGCCGAGGATCACGATGTCGCGATGGCCCTCCGAATGGACGGCTACATCGCGGGGAGTGCCGCGACCGGCATTCCCGTGGGGGTCTATCGGGCCGGCGGGATGAAATCGCCCATTTTTCTTGACGCGGATTTTCTCGTCGGGCCCGAAGCCGCCCATCTGAATATTTCCGGCGTGTCCGGTCTCGCGACCAAAACGAGCGCGATCGAGTGGTTGCTGCAGTCGACCTTCGCGCACTTTCCGTCCCATCGCGGAACGGTCGCCGCGGTGTGTTTCAACGTGAAAGGTCCGGATCTGTGTTTCTTGGACCAGCCCGGGACGTTGGAAGAGAGCGACCGCGATATGTACGAACTGCTGGGGGTGCCTCCCACGCCTTTCCAGCAGGTGCGCTACTTCGCGCCGTACACAGCGCGTGGTTATGCGCTCAATACCTTGCGTTCCAATGAGGCACTTGCCGACACGGTGACGCCACTCACGTGGGGCCTCTCGGAAGTCCTGCAGTTTGCCGAGGTGCTGCTGAACAAGGATGATGTGGACGCCAAGGCCGACGCGCTCATCGACTTTATTCGTGAACGGGTGGTGGGCAAGGAGTTCGACGAGGCGGGTTTCTCACGCACCCATCGGGTACATTCCTTCGCCGATCTCGATGCGTGGTTCCGTGAAGTCCTGCGCAAGTTGGAAGACTCCAACGGTGATACCTGGCGTACCCATCACGCGGCCACCATCCGCAAGGTCCGCAACCGTCTGTCCAATCTCTCCACGCGCTGTGCCGGATTGGTCACTGACGACGGATTGGCCTCGGATCTCCCTTTCGGGAGCTTCGAGGACCGCGTGGTGTACGTGGTGGATGTGGCCAACGTGGAAGAAGACGCGCAGAATCTGGTGTTCGCCCGGGTTGTCTCGAAGCTGCGCGAGCATCTCGAACGGCGCGATCTGGGCGTGGACCATGTGATCGTCTTCGTGGACGAACTCAACAAGTATGCACCGCACGACGGTCCCGAGACATATGTGCGGAAGATGCTGCTCGATATCGCCGAACGTGGTCGCTACCTGGGGTTGGTGCTCTTTGGTGCGGAGCAATTCCGCTCGCAGGTCCATCGGCGGGTGGTGGGCAATGCGGGGACGACCCTGTACGGTCGCATGGATGCCGACGAACTGGCCACTCCGGGGTACCAGGTGCTCAGCCCTGCGGTGAAGGCCCGTCTGGCCACGCTAGATAAGGGTCAACTCATGGTGCGTCATCCGCACTTCACGCAACCCGTCTTCATCCGATTCCCGAGGCCGGCGGTGATGACCGGTCGCGAAGGGGTGGAGCGCTTTCCGCAGGCGCCCGAGCCAACGGCGGCCCAGGCCGTGACGCGGGATCTTCGGCGCCTCGACCCGAGTATCGAACTCGGTTGGGTGCAGCAAACCATTCTGCTGTACGATGAACCTGTTGTCCTCGCCGCCCGGAATGCCGTGATGCGTACCCGTCCCGATGCTGTCAAAAGTGCCTTTGTCCGCGAACTCCAGCGCCGGGCCGTCCCCACGGCCCGCGACGCTGAGGCTGTCGTGCATCGGCCGCGGGCCATCCGCCCATTCTCTGCCGACGAATACGGCGGGTGA
- a CDS encoding pyridoxal phosphate-dependent aminotransferase — protein MPLSFQPSPNITRLKESATLAVAAKARALKAQGIPVIDLGAGEPDFDTPPFIRQAAAKAMEAGATRYTNTEGILPLREAIAADANRIQVQGAPVTASEVVVSNGSKQSLYNACVCCFGPGDDVLIPIPSWTSYFEMVELSRANAVPVLGDPANSLKVTAAMLAAAGTPRTKGVMINSPSNPTGAVYSRTELADILALAAERGWWVIADEIYLRIDYHGDAVSALEVATSRDNLIVINGVAKAYAMTGWRIGWSIAPVAVSKAMTNFQGHTTSNAAAVSQHAALAALAEREQADAAVSEMVAAFRRRRDAVVQALSAFPTVQYVQPAGAFYIYVNVDGFRGAADPGAAFAAAVLEEYQVAIVPGSAFGTPNWIRASYATTDAIAVEGVTRIATCLTAAAKETTR, from the coding sequence ATGCCGCTGTCCTTCCAGCCGTCCCCGAACATTACCCGACTCAAGGAATCCGCCACGTTGGCCGTGGCGGCCAAAGCCCGCGCCTTGAAGGCGCAGGGGATTCCCGTGATCGATCTCGGGGCAGGGGAGCCGGATTTTGATACGCCGCCCTTTATCCGGCAGGCGGCCGCCAAGGCCATGGAGGCAGGGGCCACGCGGTACACCAATACCGAAGGCATTCTGCCGCTGCGCGAGGCCATTGCCGCCGACGCCAATCGCATCCAGGTGCAGGGCGCACCGGTCACGGCGTCGGAAGTGGTGGTCTCCAACGGATCCAAGCAGTCGCTCTACAACGCCTGTGTCTGCTGCTTTGGCCCCGGCGATGATGTGCTGATCCCGATTCCGTCGTGGACCAGCTACTTCGAAATGGTGGAACTGTCGCGCGCCAATGCCGTTCCCGTGCTGGGTGATCCAGCCAACTCCCTCAAAGTGACCGCCGCGATGCTCGCGGCGGCCGGGACGCCGCGCACGAAGGGGGTGATGATCAATTCGCCCAGCAACCCCACGGGGGCGGTGTATTCGCGCACTGAGTTGGCGGACATTCTGGCGCTGGCTGCGGAACGGGGATGGTGGGTGATTGCCGACGAGATCTATCTGCGCATCGACTACCATGGCGACGCCGTCTCGGCGCTCGAAGTGGCGACGTCGCGCGACAATCTCATCGTGATCAATGGCGTGGCCAAAGCGTACGCCATGACCGGCTGGCGCATTGGGTGGAGCATTGCGCCCGTCGCTGTGTCCAAGGCTATGACCAACTTCCAGGGGCACACGACATCCAATGCCGCCGCGGTGTCGCAGCATGCCGCACTCGCGGCGCTGGCGGAGCGCGAACAGGCCGATGCGGCCGTGTCGGAGATGGTGGCCGCGTTCCGTCGCCGGCGTGATGCCGTGGTGCAGGCGTTGTCCGCTTTTCCGACGGTGCAGTACGTACAGCCGGCTGGTGCGTTCTACATCTACGTCAATGTGGACGGCTTTCGCGGCGCCGCTGATCCCGGCGCGGCCTTTGCCGCGGCAGTGCTTGAGGAGTATCAGGTGGCCATTGTTCCGGGCAGTGCATTCGGCACGCCCAACTGGATTCGCGCCAGCTACGCCACAACCGATGCCATTGCCGTGGAAGGCGTCACGCGCATTGCCACGTGCCTGACGGCAGCAGCCAAGGAGACGACACGATGA
- a CDS encoding thymidine kinase: protein MSGGFQASGGWMEVIAGSMFSGKTEELLRRVRRATIARKRVQVFKSHLDDRYAGLWAVSSHDRRTFEATPVDSSSQILLRLDPMAQVIAVDEVQFLDVGIVNVVASLADRGRRVIMAGIDTDFRGEPFGPMPQLMAMAEVVDKLHAICVLCGSPASRTQRLIEGKPAPYESPTIMVGAADSYEARCRACHQVPRRDEAQQSLL from the coding sequence ATGAGTGGCGGCTTTCAGGCATCCGGTGGATGGATGGAGGTCATCGCCGGCTCGATGTTCAGCGGCAAGACGGAAGAGCTGCTGCGTCGAGTCCGGCGCGCCACGATTGCCCGCAAACGCGTGCAAGTGTTCAAGTCGCATCTCGACGATCGCTACGCTGGCCTCTGGGCGGTCTCGAGCCACGACCGACGCACCTTCGAGGCAACCCCGGTTGATTCGTCATCGCAGATTCTGCTGCGCCTCGATCCCATGGCGCAGGTGATCGCCGTGGACGAAGTCCAGTTTCTCGACGTCGGGATTGTGAACGTGGTGGCGAGTCTGGCCGATCGTGGCCGTCGCGTCATCATGGCGGGCATCGACACCGATTTCCGCGGCGAACCCTTCGGCCCCATGCCGCAACTGATGGCGATGGCCGAAGTCGTGGACAAGCTGCACGCCATCTGTGTGCTGTGCGGGTCACCCGCCAGCCGCACGCAACGCCTAATTGAAGGGAAGCCGGCGCCTTATGAATCTCCCACCATCATGGTGGGAGCGGCCGATTCCTATGAAGCGCGCTGTCGGGCCTGTCATCAGGTCCCGCGTCGTGATGAGGCGCAACAGAGCCTGCTCTGA
- a CDS encoding hybrid sensor histidine kinase/response regulator: MHDALGDALLVLDAGGRVSQANVRGASLLAALGAALGEVLPEAAGVSPTLQAWLRTGLRGEPTRPVRVDGAGEDDGPVHIWECTVVSPPGLPGATLVRGHEVTALVTRVEDSELALQNYRLLTAQMREMLFLVRVEGPGRFICETVNQAYLLVTGLREEDVVGRRPDEVLAPAEAAFAIARYEQAIRSQEPITYREEVLLPSGPLIVETRLSVRRDSDGRPTHLVGLARNVTDVEQAALALAASEARLRGVLDAGFDAFVIARAERGPDGRITDFVIIDVNAQACEMIARRREQIIGRSLLDVFPRSREWGLWEQCCMVVITHQPLETTQFAPTDDEPARWLQRQLVPVDTNAVAISSRDITQRQLERLALESSESRHRQLFETNGAIQLLVEFDTARIVDVNPAAEAFYGWPRATMREMYLTDLESIAIDHWRELTSGIATGTGLQLQRDHRIASGELRQVEAFIGVAEISERRLLHIIIQDISDRVRAERELRESEARFRAVIAGMREGVVLHDATGTIRVHNPSAERILGLTGDQVAGLVPVADDWQAVREDGSLWPLEERPAITALRTGKGQPRQLMGILRGDAEPVWLSVTADPLIRAGESRPYASVAVFTDVTETRASEERLRQAQKLEAVAQLAGGIGHDYNNLLTVIRGATGFLREGVGPTSPHLEDISAIERATERAEDLTRQLLAVGRRQMLRTESVELNQLLNVQLPIIRDEVPFSVMVKLELSPTPVAATIDRSRLLDALRALVDNARTAMPAGGMLVLRSAEVMRTHPHEPRDTRPRFFAMLEVRDTGAGMSDDIRARLFEPFFSTQPFGTSRGMGLASVHGMVHQSRGFLECESAPGEGTTLRLFFPLAGAPKTPAFSMPAVVQDVRAGGVLLVDDDPMLRDLGKRMLDRLSETVYVVESGAEALAFLASRASDVSVIVTDLTMPEMSGLELIEQLALHYPALPVVAVSGFAVNPGARTELDARHVPFVAKPFTMQDLQQAMELARGARRG; this comes from the coding sequence TGGGCGCCGCGCTGGGCGAGGTCTTGCCAGAGGCCGCGGGCGTGTCGCCCACACTGCAGGCGTGGTTGCGGACCGGCTTGCGTGGGGAGCCCACGCGTCCGGTGCGGGTCGATGGCGCGGGCGAAGACGACGGGCCGGTGCATATCTGGGAATGCACGGTTGTGTCACCCCCTGGCCTGCCCGGCGCGACCCTGGTGCGCGGGCACGAGGTCACCGCCCTGGTTACGCGGGTCGAGGACAGTGAGCTCGCGCTGCAGAACTACCGGTTGCTCACCGCCCAGATGCGGGAGATGCTGTTCCTGGTGCGTGTGGAAGGGCCGGGGCGGTTTATTTGCGAAACCGTGAATCAGGCTTACCTCCTGGTGACGGGGCTGCGTGAGGAAGATGTGGTGGGGCGGCGCCCCGATGAGGTGCTGGCCCCTGCCGAGGCGGCGTTTGCCATCGCACGGTACGAGCAGGCCATCCGGTCGCAGGAGCCCATTACCTACCGTGAGGAGGTGTTACTCCCCTCGGGGCCCCTCATTGTGGAGACCCGGCTCTCCGTTCGTCGGGACAGCGACGGACGCCCCACGCATCTGGTGGGGTTGGCGCGCAATGTGACCGACGTGGAGCAGGCAGCGTTGGCGCTTGCCGCCTCGGAAGCCCGCTTGCGCGGCGTGCTCGACGCGGGCTTTGATGCGTTCGTGATCGCCCGCGCCGAGCGCGGCCCCGATGGACGGATCACGGATTTCGTCATCATCGATGTGAACGCACAGGCCTGTGAAATGATTGCCCGCCGACGCGAGCAAATCATTGGCCGTTCACTGCTGGATGTGTTCCCGCGCAGCCGCGAGTGGGGGTTGTGGGAACAGTGCTGCATGGTGGTCATCACGCATCAGCCGTTGGAGACCACGCAGTTCGCGCCCACGGATGACGAGCCCGCGCGTTGGTTGCAGCGCCAGCTCGTGCCGGTGGACACCAACGCCGTGGCCATCAGTTCACGGGATATCACGCAGCGCCAGCTCGAACGGCTGGCGCTGGAATCCAGTGAATCCCGTCACCGGCAGTTGTTTGAGACCAACGGAGCCATCCAATTGCTCGTCGAGTTCGATACGGCGCGCATTGTGGACGTGAATCCGGCGGCGGAGGCCTTTTATGGATGGCCACGGGCCACCATGCGGGAGATGTATCTCACCGACCTCGAAAGCATTGCCATCGATCACTGGCGTGAGCTCACGAGCGGTATTGCCACTGGAACCGGGTTGCAGCTGCAGCGCGATCACCGCATTGCCAGCGGTGAGCTGCGCCAGGTGGAGGCGTTTATTGGCGTCGCGGAAATCTCCGAGCGACGCCTGCTTCACATCATCATTCAGGATATTTCCGATCGCGTGCGCGCCGAGCGCGAGTTGCGCGAGTCCGAGGCACGCTTTCGAGCCGTGATTGCGGGGATGCGCGAAGGCGTGGTGCTGCACGATGCTACCGGCACGATCCGGGTGCACAACCCGAGTGCGGAACGCATTCTGGGACTGACCGGGGATCAGGTGGCTGGTCTTGTTCCTGTTGCAGATGACTGGCAGGCCGTGCGGGAAGATGGGTCTCTCTGGCCGCTGGAAGAACGGCCGGCGATCACGGCGTTGCGTACTGGCAAAGGGCAGCCGCGCCAACTGATGGGGATCCTGCGTGGCGATGCCGAGCCGGTGTGGTTGAGCGTCACCGCCGACCCGCTCATCCGGGCTGGCGAGTCACGCCCGTATGCCTCGGTGGCCGTGTTCACGGATGTCACGGAGACGCGGGCGTCGGAGGAGCGGTTACGGCAGGCCCAGAAGCTTGAGGCGGTGGCGCAGCTGGCCGGTGGCATTGGCCACGACTACAACAATCTGCTCACTGTCATACGCGGGGCCACCGGGTTCCTGCGCGAAGGGGTTGGCCCCACGTCGCCGCATCTCGAGGATATTTCGGCCATCGAGCGGGCCACTGAGCGCGCCGAGGACCTCACACGGCAGCTGCTGGCCGTGGGACGTCGCCAAATGCTGCGCACGGAATCGGTGGAGCTGAATCAGCTGTTGAACGTGCAGCTGCCCATCATTCGCGACGAAGTCCCGTTCTCCGTGATGGTGAAGCTTGAGCTTTCACCAACGCCGGTTGCTGCCACCATCGATCGCTCACGGTTGCTGGATGCCCTGCGGGCACTAGTGGACAATGCCCGCACGGCGATGCCCGCCGGTGGCATGTTGGTGTTGCGATCAGCCGAGGTGATGCGGACGCACCCGCACGAGCCGAGGGATACCCGCCCTCGATTTTTTGCGATGTTGGAAGTGCGGGACACCGGCGCGGGGATGAGTGATGACATCCGGGCTCGCCTATTCGAGCCGTTCTTCTCCACGCAGCCCTTCGGCACCAGTCGCGGGATGGGACTCGCATCGGTGCACGGCATGGTGCATCAAAGCCGCGGGTTTCTGGAATGTGAATCGGCCCCTGGTGAAGGAACCACGTTGCGGCTCTTCTTCCCGCTGGCCGGTGCGCCCAAGACGCCGGCGTTTTCGATGCCAGCCGTGGTGCAGGACGTTCGGGCCGGCGGCGTGCTGCTGGTGGATGATGATCCAATGTTGCGGGACCTTGGCAAGCGCATGCTCGATCGGCTCTCGGAGACCGTGTACGTCGTGGAGTCGGGGGCGGAGGCGCTGGCGTTTCTGGCGAGTCGCGCGTCGGATGTGTCAGTGATCGTTACCGATCTCACCATGCCGGAAATGTCGGGGCTCGAACTGATTGAGCAGTTGGCGCTCCACTATCCGGCATTGCCAGTCGTCGCGGTGAGCGGGTTTGCCGTGAATCCGGGCGCGCGCACGGAGCTGGATGCGCGACATGTGCCCTTCGTGGCGAAGCCGTTCACGATGCAGGATTTACAACAGGCGATGGAGTTGGCCCGGGGGGCACGACGGGGCTGA